A stretch of DNA from Roseovarius sp. M141:
TTGCGGCGCGCAATCCCGAGCGTATTCGCTCGATACACCTCGCGGCGGCGACGTCCTTGGCAACGCGATCCAGCCTTTGTGATGCCGCCCCGGAAAAAATGAAGGAGGTTATGGACGATTACGCAGCCCACCCGCTGAAATGGTGGGCCTTTCCCGAAGACAGCCCGACCCATCGCATCCCCGGTTTTGCCTCGGCTGCGGGTGATGATGGTGCGCGCACGTTCGGAATGGCCGGCCAAAAGGGAAGCGGCGCGGCAGAAATCGCCGAATATCGTCGCTATTGCGACCTGCCCTTGCCGGATGTGTCACAGGTCGAGGCGCCGGTTTACATCTATCAGGGCGGGCAGGATACGCTGGTCACACCGGCCCACGCCGATCGGTGGGAGCAGGTCTATCCCAACATCGCCGCGCGGCGCGATTATCCCGATGGGGGTCACGACGTGCAGTACCGGCACTGGGATCAGATCCTTGTAGATATGGCGGGCATGGGCGACCAGTTTGTCATCTGCATGGACGGCGAGTCAAAGCTGGTGCCTGGGGGCGACGAGGACACGGCCATCGAAAATGGCGCGACCTTGGGAATTTGCGCCTGGCAGTAGGTTTGCGTGGCGCGACACAGATTCAAGGACAAGGCGCCGTGCCAAACGACAAACGCCCGCTTTTCAAGCGGGCGTTTTCTGAAATTCCACTGCAACAGAGTGCGGGATCATTCAATCTGCGTTCAAACCATGTTTGACCGTTAGCGGCGGATGCCCAGACGCTTGATCAGGTCCTGATAGCGGGCCTCGTCCTTGGACTTGGTGTAGTCCAGCAGTTTGCGGCGCAGGGCGACCATTTTCAGAAGGCCACGGCGGCCGTGGTTGTCCTTCTTGTGGGTCTTGAAGTGCTCGGTCAGGGTGGTGATCCGCGAGGTGAGGATGGCAACCTGAACTTCGGGCGAACCGGTGTCGCCTTCCTTGGTCGCGAATTCCTTCATCAGGCGGTGCTTTTCTTCGACTGTGATCGACATCGGTGTCTCCTTGTCATCAAAGGTTGCGGGCACAAGCCGGGATGTCGTCCAGCAAGGTCCATAGAGAATCTGCGCCATGCAGCGGCAGACGCATCGGCGGCATATAGGGGAATTTCCGGCGCTTGGAAAGGGCCGCAATATTACAGCATCGCGCCCGCAGGCAGCTGGCTGGACCCGACCAGCGTGATATGCCCCGCGTTCAACCCGGCAGCGTTATTCACGACCGCGATGGCGACACCATTCAGCATGACGTGTTGGACACCCGAATCATCCGGATCGGGGACCAGATCGACGTCAGGCTCGGCATCTTCGAGGTCGTCATAAACGACCATCAGCGTATCCTCATCCGGTACAAAATCCAGAATCTCGGCCTGATGATCCGCGCTTAGCCAGTCGCCCAGCAGCACGGTGTCGGCGCCGGTCCCGCCCGTGACGATATCGCCGACCCCAGCCGTGATCAGATCGTCGCCGCCGCCGCCGTTGAGGTAGTCCGCGACGTCGGTATCGGTCACGCCTTCGGTTTCCTGATCGCTCTCGAGCCCGGTCAGCGTGTCGTCACCCCAGCCACCGAACAGGGTATCGTGACCCGCCCCGCCGCGCAGCGCGTCGTCGCCCAGACCGCCGTGGAGCGCGTCAGCGCCTGCGCCGCCATCCAGCACGTCGTCACCTGCGCCTCCGACCAGACTGTCGTCGCCTGCACCGCCGGTTAACGTGTCATCGTCGCCATGGCCGAACATCCGGTCGTCGCCGTCACCGCCCTGCATCACATCGTTTCCGGCGCCGCCGTGCAGCGTATCGTTCCCGGCATCACCGCTCAGCGTGTCATCGCCCAGCGACCCCCAAAGGTCGTCATCGCCCTCTGCCCCGGTCATCGCGTCGTCGCCGTCATAACCGTTCGCCACATCCACCGCATCCGAGCCGTCCATATGGTCGTCGCCCGATGTTCCCACCGCAACTTGCTCGGCCGTTTCGGAATCGTCAGTCGGCCCCGGCGCTGCGGTGGCGAAATCCATGATACTGGTGCCGCCCTCGGATGAGTCTGTATCCGGCACCTCGACGTCGGGCATATCGTCATCGGGCACATCCTGCGCGGTGACCCCATCCTCGTCATCGGACGACATGCCGAGAAAGGCCGTCGCGCCCAGCGCCATCATTCCCATAAGGCCCGCAAGCAAGAACATGTCAGCAATCCCATCTACCCGGCTCAACATTGCGCCGGGCAGCGTTCTTTTGACAGCAATTTGCGCCCCGGTGGTTAACGCCTGTGCGGCATGTCCCACAGGTCGGGCTGCCGTGCGTAGGAAATATAAAGCGGATGACGCGGGTGCCCGTCCTTGGTCAGGCCCAGATGATGTACGTCGCGCCCGGTTGCGGCCAGCAACGCCGCCACGCTCGCGCCCCGCCCCTGATGCGCGCCATGTGTGCCCCATGCAGCGACAATGGTATCGGCCCAGTCGCAACCTTCCAGAATGGCGGCGTCGTTGGCGGCGCCGACCGGATCGGCGGCAGCGCGCATCGCCCGCGGATCGGTGTCGCGCCAGGCAAAGATATTCGTGACGCGAAACGCGCCGAACCCCAGCGCACGCGCGCGGCGCTCGCACCGCTCGACCGTGGGATCGTTGGCCTCTTCGGTCGCGGTCGAGGGGTTCAACATGATGAAATGGGCCCGCTTGCCCGTCTCGTCCCAGACGCGGGTCAACGCATAGCGGTAGCGTTCGCAATCGGAGTAGACGGCGGTCGATGCCGCGTCACCCTTCTGGTGCGTCCGGGTGATCACACCGGGTCCACGAACACGCGGGAAGGGTGCATCTCGCCCGCCTTGTAGATGCCCACGGCGACGGCCCGGCCCTCCAGCGAGGCCCAGCATTCATCGCCATATTCGGCGTCACCGGGATAGACCATGCCGGGATTGCCGTTGCGCAGTCTGGCCGCGCCTTCGGGCGTGCATCGCAGTTCGGGCAGATCGGTCAGCCCCGCCTCCAGCGGCAGGAGATGGGCATCCAGCGCCGGGTCATGCGCCATCGCGTCGATCTGATCCAGCGTCAAACCGTCCTCGGCTTCGAACGGGCCGGACCACACCCGGCGCAGCCATGTGACATGCCCCTTGCAGCCCAGCATATCGCCCAGATCGCGGGCGATGGCGCGCACATAGCCGCCTTTGCCGCAGACCATTTCCAGCACGGCGCTGTCCGGACTCGGGCGGTCCGCCAGCAGCAGTTCATCGACCCACAGCGGGCGCGCGGCCAGCGTCACGTCCTCGCCATCACGCGCCAGCTTGTAGGCGCGCTCGCCGTCGATCTTTACCGCCGAAAACTTGGGCGGCACCTGCATGATGTCACCGACGAAACCATTCAGCGCCTCTTTGATGTCGGAATCCGTGGGGCGGGTATCGCTGGTGGCGATCACCTCGCCCTCGGCATCGTCGGTATTGGTGGAGGCCCCGAACCGCACCTCGAATTTGTACGCCTTCAATGCGTCGGTGATGTAGGGCACCGTCTTGGTCGCCTCGCCCAGCGCGATGGCCAGAACGCCGGTCGCCTCGGGGTCCAGCGTGCCGGCATGACCGGCCTTTTTCGCCTGAAGCGCCCAGCGCACCTTGTTCACGACCGAGGTCGAGGTGATGCCGGCGGGTTTGTCCACTACCAGCCACCCGGAAATGTCGCGACCCTTGCGCTTGCGTGCCATGCCTTGCCCCTTTGTCTCCAAGGTGCGGGGGCTAGCCCAAGCCCCGGTGGCTGTCAATCGCGCGCCCTGCCACCTGCCTGCCTGAGCCGGGTCGCATCAGCCCTGCGGCGCGGCGCTCACGCTGCCGATG
This window harbors:
- a CDS encoding DUF1643 domain-containing protein, producing MITRTHQKGDAASTAVYSDCERYRYALTRVWDETGKRAHFIMLNPSTATEEANDPTVERCERRARALGFGAFRVTNIFAWRDTDPRAMRAAADPVGAANDAAILEGCDWADTIVAAWGTHGAHQGRGASVAALLAATGRDVHHLGLTKDGHPRHPLYISYARQPDLWDMPHRR
- a CDS encoding calcium-binding protein, whose product is MFLLAGLMGMMALGATAFLGMSSDDEDGVTAQDVPDDDMPDVEVPDTDSSEGGTSIMDFATAAPGPTDDSETAEQVAVGTSGDDHMDGSDAVDVANGYDGDDAMTGAEGDDDLWGSLGDDTLSGDAGNDTLHGGAGNDVMQGGDGDDRMFGHGDDDTLTGGAGDDSLVGGAGDDVLDGGAGADALHGGLGDDALRGGAGHDTLFGGWGDDTLTGLESDQETEGVTDTDVADYLNGGGGDDLITAGVGDIVTGGTGADTVLLGDWLSADHQAEILDFVPDEDTLMVVYDDLEDAEPDVDLVPDPDDSGVQHVMLNGVAIAVVNNAAGLNAGHITLVGSSQLPAGAML
- a CDS encoding alpha/beta fold hydrolase; amino-acid sequence: MMRFQSGYLALIAIAGAGTAMAEVDLPEAFDFMGPTVQTIDVEGGRQVAYVDTGPADGKAVLFIGGTGTSAAVTRLTDFLRGMREDLNLRLISVGRAGFGQSDPAEDWTFDDYASEAEQVLDELGIAEVSVMAISGGGPYSAAFAARNPERIRSIHLAAATSLATRSSLCDAAPEKMKEVMDDYAAHPLKWWAFPEDSPTHRIPGFASAAGDDGARTFGMAGQKGSGAAEIAEYRRYCDLPLPDVSQVEAPVYIYQGGQDTLVTPAHADRWEQVYPNIAARRDYPDGGHDVQYRHWDQILVDMAGMGDQFVICMDGESKLVPGGDEDTAIENGATLGICAWQ
- the rpsO gene encoding 30S ribosomal protein S15; its protein translation is MSITVEEKHRLMKEFATKEGDTGSPEVQVAILTSRITTLTEHFKTHKKDNHGRRGLLKMVALRRKLLDYTKSKDEARYQDLIKRLGIRR
- the truB gene encoding tRNA pseudouridine(55) synthase TruB, producing the protein MARKRKGRDISGWLVVDKPAGITSTSVVNKVRWALQAKKAGHAGTLDPEATGVLAIALGEATKTVPYITDALKAYKFEVRFGASTNTDDAEGEVIATSDTRPTDSDIKEALNGFVGDIMQVPPKFSAVKIDGERAYKLARDGEDVTLAARPLWVDELLLADRPSPDSAVLEMVCGKGGYVRAIARDLGDMLGCKGHVTWLRRVWSGPFEAEDGLTLDQIDAMAHDPALDAHLLPLEAGLTDLPELRCTPEGAARLRNGNPGMVYPGDAEYGDECWASLEGRAVAVGIYKAGEMHPSRVFVDPV